A single window of Arvicanthis niloticus isolate mArvNil1 chromosome X, mArvNil1.pat.X, whole genome shotgun sequence DNA harbors:
- the LOC117695426 gene encoding melanoma-associated antigen B5-like yields MPRGQKSKLNGKRRRHRQARNCAQASEGAKASESAKASESAKASESAKASEGAKETVEATEESSPESCGTSEIPAQKSVSTTTIDLCSISDDISIDLDNAQDFFRDYHTLNRQEILARKVLVLFQILLENYKIKQLTTMEDMMQVIDEEEINDFPEILRKTAERLADAFAVELREVESSRGLYDLISKLKLPNNGRVRAGQGFPKTGFLMTVLGMIFMNDNCAREEDIWRTLRSMGVYVGRKHPIYGEPRKLITQNFVKLKYLEYRQVANSNPPRYEFLWGPKAYAETNKMTVLKFVAKINEVSPSYFGDFYEEALKDDEGKNQSNHNVSSAICPKIGHFHF; encoded by the coding sequence ATGCCTCGAGGCCAAAAGAGCAAGCTGAATGGAAAGAGGAGACGCCACCGCCAAGCCAGAAATTGTGCTCAGGCTTCTGAAGGTGCTAAGGCTTCTGAAAGTGCTAAGGCTTCTGAAAGTGCTAAGGCTTCTGAAAGTGCTAAGGCTTCTGAAGGTGCTAAGGAAACAGTAGAAGCAACAGAAGAGTCCTCTCCTGAATCATGTGGTACCTCTGAGATTCCAGCCCAAAAGTCAGTTTCCACCACAACTATTGATCTCTGTTCTATATCAGATGACATTTCTATTGATCTTGATAATGCTCAAGATTTTTTTAGGGATTACCACACCCTTAATCGCCAAGAAATTCTAGCCAGAAAGGTCCTTGTGCTGTTTCAGATCCTCcttgaaaactataaaataaagcaGCTTACTACAATGGAAGATATGATGCAGGTTATTGATGAGGAGGAAATCAATGATTTCCCTGAGATCCTCAGGAAAACTGCTGAAAGGCTGGCAGATGCTTTTGCAGTTGAACTGAGGGAAGTTGAATCAAGCCGGGGGCTGTATGATCTTATCAGTAAGCTGAAACTCCCCAACAATGGGAGGGTTCGTGCTGGCCAGGGCTTTCCAAAAACTGGTTTCCTGATGACTGTACTGGGCATGATCTTCATGAATGACAACTGTGCCCGTGAAGAAGACATCTGGAGAACACTAAGATCTATGGGTGTATATGTGGGAAGGAAGCACCCAATCTATGGAGAGCCCCGGAAGCTCATCACTCAAAATTTCGTGAAGCTAAAGTATTTGGAGTACCGGCAGGTAGCCAACAGCAATCCTCCACGATACGAGTTTCTGTGGGGTCCCAAAGCATATGCTGAAACCAACAAGATGACCGTCCTAAAGTTTGTGGCCAAGATCAATGAAGTCTCTCCTAGTTATTTCGGAGATTTTTATGAAGAGGCTTTAAAAGATGATGAAGGGAAGAATCAAAGCAACCATAATGTCAGCTCTGCCATTTGTCCCAAGATAGGGCATTTCCACTTCTGA